Proteins from one Thermoflexus sp. genomic window:
- a CDS encoding UPF0175 family protein codes for MTVLQVELPLEVSEEEARLLLAIKLYEVGKATLGQAAKIAGHSKQTFMELLGRYGIPAVAYSLEELREEVQSERTDRYE; via the coding sequence ATGACTGTTCTGCAGGTTGAGCTGCCCCTTGAGGTGTCTGAGGAGGAAGCCCGACTGCTGCTCGCCATAAAGCTGTATGAAGTCGGCAAAGCGACCCTGGGACAGGCGGCCAAAATCGCTGGCCACTCGAAGCAGACCTTTATGGAGTTGCTGGGGCGCTATGGCATTCCGGCGGTCGCCTACTCTCTGGAGGAATTGAGGGAGGAAGTCCAGAGTGAAAGAACCGACCGTTACGAATAG